The Acidobacteriota bacterium DNA window GTTCCCGTGACGGCGAGGGGAGCCGGCGGAATCGGTCCGCTGCTCCGGGCCTATGCCCTCGCGGCCCGGCCGAAGACGCTCCCCGCCGCCGTCGCGCCCGTTCTGGTGGGGGCGGCCGCGGCGCGCGCCGCGGGGACGTGGCGGACCGGGCCGGCGCTGGCCGCGGCAGCCGGCGCGCTCCTCATCCAGATCGGCACCAACTTCGCCAATGACGTCTACGACTACGAGAAGGGAGCCGACACCGCCGAGCGCCGCGGTCCCCTGCGCGTCACCCAGGCGGGCCTGCTCTCGCCGCGCCAGGTCCGGGCGGGGATGGTCGCCGCCTTCGGCGCCGCCGTCGCCGTGGGGATCTACCTCGCAGCGGTCGCCGGCTGGCCGGTCGTCGCCATCGGCGTCGCCTCCATCGCCGCCGGCATCGCGTACACCGCCGGGCCGATGCCCCTCGCCTACGTCGGCCTCGGGGAGCCGTTCGTGTTTCTCTTCTTCGGGCTCGTCGCCGTGTGCGGGACCTCCTTCGTCGTCGCCGGGCGCGTGCCGGGTCTCGCGTGGGGGGCGGCAGTGCCGGTGGGGGCGCTGGCGACCGCGATCCTGGTGGTGAACAACGTCAGAGACCACGACACCGACCGCAAAGCGGGCAAGCGGACGTTCGCGGCGAGGTTCGGCCGCCGGGCCGGGCTGGCCGAGCTGGCCGGATTG harbors:
- a CDS encoding 1,4-dihydroxy-2-naphthoate polyprenyltransferase; its protein translation is MTARGAGGIGPLLRAYALAARPKTLPAAVAPVLVGAAAARAAGTWRTGPALAAAAGALLIQIGTNFANDVYDYEKGADTAERRGPLRVTQAGLLSPRQVRAGMVAAFGAAVAVGIYLAAVAGWPVVAIGVASIAAGIAYTAGPMPLAYVGLGEPFVFLFFGLVAVCGTSFVVAGRVPGLAWGAAVPVGALATAILVVNNVRDHDTDRKAGKRTFAARFGRRAGLAELAGLLVLAYLASPALAAAARSPALVLPALTLPSAVRLYRTVARHEDGPTLNRALAGSARLLLLYAILLAAGLLAAGSG